The Primulina eburnea isolate SZY01 unplaced genomic scaffold, ASM2296580v1 ctg739_ERROPOS11973397, whole genome shotgun sequence sequence CTGAGCAAAATAAACCACAGAGAAACCTGACTTTCCAAAACTCCGAGAAAATATTGTCTACTTTTGCAAAGTTCGTCGTATTCTCCTCATATTTTGGCCATTTCATTCTTTCGGTTTGTGCTTGGAATTCTCAATATATGGTGTCGGTTTACCCGAGTCCTCCACCGGGTCAGGATTTTAACCATTTTGGCAGCAGTTTTTACATGGCCGGAAGTGGCGGCGGAGGTGGGGATTTCATGGATATAGGGCTTGTGGGGATGTCGAAGAGAAGCGACGATGACATGAACTTGCCTCAAATGGTTCCGTTCGTGAGTTCGGGCATGGAGGATCCGAACAAGAAGATCCGAAAGCCTTACACGATCACCAAGTCCAGAGAGAGCTGGACCGAGGAGGAGCACGACCGATTCCTGGAGGCTCTCCATCTGTAAGATTTTTCTGCTATGTTTTGTGTGGCAAATTCCTAGTGAAAGGTTCTGAAAAAAATATAGTGATCGCGTAATTGGCAAGAAGtagattttaataaataaatatgggTTTGAATCGAATGTACAAGTGGAGAAGGTGGtttcttgtttttaacttgAGATTAAATTTAAATGTAAAGAAATTCTTCCAGACAAATAaggtgattatactttttctctGGTTTATTTTTCGGCTTTTCAGATTTGATCGTGACTGGAAGAAGATAGAAGCATTTGTGGGGTCAAAGTCAGTGATCCAGGTGATTACTCTTATTCACATTTTGATTATTTTCCTTTGCTGAAATGACTTAGCAGTTGTGAGGTTGCGAAAGGTGAACTGAACAACTTTCTGGCTTCCTCATGTTTGTTTTCCGTATGTCTCAAGACTCGACAGCTTCAAGCTGTCGATAAAATTTGTTTCTCGTTCAATATGGTTCATTTTTAGCTGAAGATGGTTTCCTGGCCTAGTTATGCGGTAAATAGTTGCTGCCATGTTGCTGCAGAGccatcatatttttttttgtgtcgGTATGTATTTTTGCTCTTATAAGGTGAGGAAAAAATTGATTATTGCCCCCTCTTGCTtcgaaaattttatattttgaatgtcCTCCCCTTGATAATTTGGCTCCGCAACTGCTGCCGTGTTTCTTTTCCTGCTAACAGGTTGGTCTGACGAGTTATTTGTTATCCTCCGCCTCGTGTGAGTGGATAAATTGGCATCTAAAATCGGAGAACTGTGTCCTTTCATTTTCGGTTCATTACTCCATTGGGTAGTTTACTTGCTCCTATAAGGCTCAGTACCTACACATGGTACATACTGCAAAATGATCATCAGGATTGTTTCTAAAAATGTAGTGCATGTTTCATCTTATGTTTCATAGACTGACTAGTGGGCTTTTGCAGATACGTAGTCATGCTCAGAAATATTTTCTGAAGGTCCAGAAGAATGGCAAAACTGAGCACTTGCCTCCTCCACGTCCAAAGAGAAAAGCATCTCATCCGTATCCACAAAAGGTCCCAAAAAATGGTTGGTACTTCTCTTTCTGTCAATTCATCTCGGGTTTTTGCTTCAAAAACTGCATGTCACGTCCAAATTGTTTTTTCCGGGTCTACCAGTTTCAGCGGTGTCTCAAGCCAATGGTGCATTAAAATCTTCATCTGCTCTGCATGATGCAGGGCATGCTGGGAGGCCTGATCCACTGTTGGGGTCAAGAAATCCAGTCTGCAGTTCACCTTTGTCTCCTTGGACGTACAATGTTGTTCCAACATGCACTGTCTCACATATATCAAAAGGTTTATTTCTACTAAGAATGACATACAACTTTGTCTATTTTGTTTTGAGATGTTACTGGAGTATTTCCTGGTATTTCAGATGATATCGAAGCAGTCGGTTTTACCATGACACAAAATTGTAGTGGCAGCAATGATGATGGTAGCACTCTTCAGTCATGGAAGTCTGAAAAGATCAATTACCAAGGAGAAGGAAACCAATGCAAAGCTGTGAGAGGTCAGTTTCTTTCTGTCAATgttcttttatttttgttaatttATCTGATCTAGGGCTAACAGAATTATTAATATGGTTGCAACTCCTTTTTCATCCATGTGTTAAATTTGCTCAAGCTGTTTCTTGTTGCAGCTATGCCAGATTTTGCACAAGTTTATGGCTATATTGGCAGTATCTTTGATCCGAAGGCAAGTGATCACTTGCAAAGGCTGAAAAAGATGGACCCTATAAATGTTGAGACGGTGAGCTCAAATTCATGTATTAAATTAAGTGTTCACTTTGGGATATAGTACGTTATTGGAGTTATTACTCATTTGTGGAtaattatttattgtatttttagAATATTGGATCTACATATCTCCTTAATTAACCTCTATTTTTTTTAGCCTCGCCTTTCCTAAAGGCCAATTGGGAGTGCAATTCATTGGTTCTGGAATTCTCTTCTCAGCATGGCTGAAAATACGTTAATCATATAGATTAGTTGATCTGAAGTTAAATCGTTCCATGAGAGGTTTTGGGGGCATAACTTGTGACAATATTTCGCTTGCTGATATATGTACATGTATTGGTTACTTTGAAGCTCATTTTGTTAAATGGTAGCTTcagatttatatgtttatgttttttttttggttggttCGAGGAAAAACAATGATTTAATGTATCTTCTCTATttttgtttcagattttgatgtTGATGAAGAATCTTTCAATTAATTTGGTGAGCTCCGAGTTTGAGGATCATGTAAGTTTCTAACATCCTTCCTTGCTGCATTCTTATGTGCCATTTTAGTCTGTGATAGGTTGGTCTCCATGTGTTGGGTTTTTGGTTAAATTTGACCCCTTTATATTTACTGACAAATACCATCATATAGACAACtatttttcgaatttttttcaGGATCCTTTTGAGCGATGAACTGTGAAATTTAGTGTTTAAAAGTGTGTAAATTTTTGGCTGAAACTTTCTTTTTACTTGCATTTTGTGGACTGTATCAAGTTCAACATTAGTATTTAGATGGCATTTATATACGACTCGATCGAAACTTTTGTTTAGACTTGATCGAAACTTTTTTAGACTTGCTTTCTGACCTTCAAGATGAAGTTTGTGTGAACTACTGTATCAGGTTTACCATTGGTCTTAAAATGTCATTAGTATGAGTAAATTTTTTGTCACATCTTTCTTTACTTGCTTTCTGACCTTCAGAACGAACAATTTGTGTGAACTGTACAAGGTTGACTCTCAGTCTAAAAAATGTAGCTCATATACGCGTAAAATATTGGTTGAAACTTTCTTTTTACTTGCTTTCTGACATTCAAAACGAACTATTTGCAATTATATATTTAGATTTGGTTTCTTAGAAACTAAACTTGTGTGATATCTTGATATCATGATTAGCCTAATTTTATTGTTCCATATCTACACCACGCCCCTCATCATATCCTCTATATGAACTAATAgacatgaaaaataattttctgcTTTACACCTCAAATCTTGGAAAACAGATTGAGAAGATGAAGTTGATGAGTTACCTTGAAAAGTTAAGTTTCTGATTACTTGTTTGGTTTCTACTTAACTATTGGCAGAGGAGGTTGCTATCATCGTACAGTGTTGGAATTGAAAACAATAGCATGGGTTGCACAATCTCATCTGCATAGACTTCTAGAGTTTCACGGATGCATTTGTGACATTTGACAACGTCAGAGCTGCGTGTATCTAATGACCATGGCTCGAGTAGGATAAAAATGCGTCGCGTCGCCTGCTCTTATTTCCGGTATCTGTATCAACTATCAACCATGCATATAATCTACTTGTGACCTGCAACGGTTGCTTTAATTATGTTAACTTTGTATGTATAATGGACACGGACTTGAGACAGATTTCTTTTAACCTTTTCTGGGACGGGCTTGTAtaggttcttgagattatgGAAGTCTCTTGTTTTTTTCCCCTAAGTTTACTCAGTAAAGAAGTCGATTGAGTTTTTTGCTTTGTCGATGAATTCTGCGATGACAATAATCAAGATTCAGGGACCGTGACCACGAATAAATTTCAACAGAAAGTAATGGTTTAACCTTACTTCTACACGAAGATAACTGAAAACAACTTTTGAAGTTGCTACTTGATTCATTCTTTCATTGCTTCGTGACTTGCTTCCATTAATGctctttttttcaaaaaaattatttgtattTCTACACAATATCCAGAGATAAGTTTTTTTATTCTACGGAaacattttaatataaatatttcgatgatttattaattaaaggcaaaaacttctgtgagacggtctcacggttcatattttgtgagacgaatatcttatttgagtcatttatgaaaaatattattttttatactaagagtattactttttattgtgaatatctgtaAGGTTCACCTGtctcatatataaaaattagcGAGATCGTCTCGCAAAAGACATAGatttatggcaaaaacttgtgtgagacggtctcacgggtattatttgtgagacggatcttttatttgggtcactcatgaaaaagtatcactttttatgctaagagtattactttttattgtgaatatgggtagggttgacccgtctcacagattatgatccgtgagacggtctcacatgagactcactctagaTTTATACTGAAATATACGTAAAACACCGAAAATATAACGATAAAATTGAATCACATTAAAGTTTAAACTGAATAATTTTCTACACGAATTATAATATAACTTAACAATATTTTATCGAATAAATCTTGCATAATTTGATTTCGAACCATATTTTTATCACATTTGAAATCTATAGAATTCaaaaattctaaaaataaaaaataaatcaatagTCAATTTCACAATTAAAATTGTCCACTGGAAAAATATACCGAACAAAACATTTTATCTtcggaaatatcattttttttaaaaaaaaaaggtaaaaTAATGACTAAAGAGCACCTAAATCCcatcattaaaatatatatataagcttcATAAATATATTAAAGCTGAAGAAATCCTGAAATAATGGGGCAGCTACTGCAGCAACAATGAGTGCCCCGTGAAGTAGTGGGCTATAGTGCAGTGAAATGAAACTCACGGGGAATGGAATAATGCCCAAATAAATCAAAATTAACTAACTTCCAACTGAGACAAACCAACCACTCACCTACGTCACAACCTCAAAATTTATTATCAGAATTCATGCAATTATTGACCAAAATCATCATCAATTCTTAATCACATGAAATATTAAAACTTAATCAAGGGAACTTATGTGTTATACTTGGATGGATCAAGAATAGTAGTATCTTTTTACAAGATCCCATTAATTAAAACTGTTTTTTAATAGAGGAACAAAGTAACAGTAAGGCTTCTATAAATACCAATGCTTTGTCTTCTCCACTACCAACCATATTCCCATTTCCAAATCTTTTCCAAGAAATGAACTACTTGGGGAGAAGTACCTTTTCCTGTCTTCAAGTAAGATAATTAgcacttcaattttttttcacAGAAGTAAATGGAAACACAACCACATTTAGCATTTCAATGTCTGTATATTGAATGGGACATTTGCAGCTGTTTGATGCTTTTTTTTACATGCATTTCTTGATGTAGTACATTCGATCAACATTTACATCACATTGTTTGCGAAATTGTTGAATTGGATTCAGATTCTTGCACTGGTCCTCGGTGTTATGAGCGGAGTTGAATGCAGAAAGGCAAGAATTCTGAAGTCATTTGAGTATTCAGCCATCAGTTGCAGGAGTCACAGTGCATCAATAGAAGAATTTGGTGGGGTTGGAGATGGAGTTACATTGAACACAAATGCATTTCAAGAAGCAGTTAACCAGCTAAGCCAATATGGTTCAGATGGTGGGGCTCAGCTCTTTGTTCCTGCTGGTAAATGGTTAACAGGAAGCTTCAATCTCACAAGTCATTTCACTCTGTATCTCCATAGTGATGCAGTTCTTCTTGCCTCTCAGGTCtctcctctctctctctctttcaTGGGCCGGTTTTATAGTTAATTACTTTTAATTTAATTCTTCCATTACTTCCTATAAATCTGATTCTTGTATTATATTTTGACACTAAATACAATAAGTCAAAGTTTCAACCACCTCACCCAAGCCACTTTAGCTTAGTGGCACCATACTCTCAGAAATGCGAGAGAGATATAGGTTCAAGTCTTCCCCCCACccccaaattaaaaaaaaaaagtgttttCAACCACATCACTTAACATTTATTAGCAATGTACATTTATTTCAGGATATAAGTTCCTGGCCTGTTGTTGATCCCTTGCCATCCTATGGTCATGGAAGAGATGCGGCTGGGGGACGATACATCAGTCTCATCTTTGGGACAAATCTCACTGATGTTGTGATCACAGGTAAAATTCTACTTAAACATCAGCAAAGATAAACCCAAAAATTCAAGAGAGAGGAACGATTTGATGGATTTTACTTTTACCAGCTAACACTTGAGATTTTGTAAATATCATGTCTCCATTCTTTTTTCATTTAGAAATTGTGCCCCACTGGAATCCACCCCCTATGTGCGAGAACATTTTCTTTATCAGTAGCATATGTTAGTCATGTGTTGGTTGAGGAACAGTTCAAATGTCACTTAGGTTAATTGACTTGAAAATTATAGCTTTTAGCAGAGTAGCAATGGTTCGATCCTACCTTACTATTGTTTTCTTGGGTTTTTTGGCCATCTCGCACAGGTGAGAATGGTACAATTGATGGTCAAGGTGAACTATGGTGGTGGCAGTTTCACGGGAAAAAGCTAAAATATACAAGACCTTACCTTATTGAAATCATGCATTCAGGCAACATCCAAATTTCCAATCTAACACTCGTGAATTCTCCATCATGGAATATTCACCCTGTTTACAGCAGGTCAATATGCATGCTCCCGAGTGTTTTTCTATGGCTTTATTTCTTTCAATTTTACAACTAGCTCTATATTATGATTTACCAGTGTTAATATTTATGTAAAATTGCAGCAATATAATTATACAAGGCATTACAATCCTAGCACCAATAACATCACCGAACACAGATGGGATAAATCCAGGTCAGTTGTCTTCTGTAGCCTTTGAACACTTGTCCAGAAGCGTGAACATCTACACATTTTTATGATCTGAAGGGGGGTCTACGAGTGTGTGATATCCAAACAACTATGGCATGAGTCAACATTTTCACAGACCGATGGCGAATGCAAATGTTTATTGGTGGAACCTTTTGCTTAGAATCTTACATACACAGGCCTGTGAGTCCGAGATGTGACATAGATTAGTAGGAATGTTCCACTTTTATTCCaacaaaaaatatatcattttaCTCGACAATAATAGTGGATCTTTCATTGAAATAATGTTGCCACCATTGAAAATGATTCAACTCCATTCCTCAGTTGAACATCAGACTCAAAAAGTTTTCATGTGTACACAGATTCTTGCACAAACACAAGAATTGAAGACAACTACATCGTCTCCGGAGATGATTGTATTGCAGTAAAAAGTGGGTGGGATGAATACGGTATAAGCTACGGAATGCCTACAAAACAACTACTAATAAGACGCCTCACCTGTGTTTCACCTTACAGTGCCGCCATAGCCTTAGGGAGTGAAATGTCAGGCGGGATTGAAGATGTGAGAGCTCAAGACATAACAGCCATTCACACAGAATCAGGTATCAGAATCAAGACAGCAGTAGGCAGAGGTGGCTATGTAAAAGACATATATGTAAAAGGCATGAATTTACATACCATGAAATGGGTATTCTGGATGACCGGAAACTACGGCTCTCATGCTGACAACCATTATGATCCAAACGCGCTACCGAAGATAACTGGGATCAACTACCGGGATGTGGTGGCTGAAAACGTATCCATGGCGGCAAGACTAGAGGGAATTTCGGGCGATCCATTCACCGGGATTTGCATTTCTAATGTGACTATAGGGATGGCACTGAAGGCTAAGAAGTATCCATGGACTTGTGTCGAGGTGGAGGGGATTTCAAGTGGGGTGATGCCACCACCGTGTAATCTGCTGCCTGATCAGGGTGAAGAGAAACAAGGAATGTGTGACTTTCCTTCAGACACTTTGGCTATTGAGACTATGGAGCAACAGAAATGTTCCTACAGCATGAATTAATACATGTAATAGCCTTGTCAACTTCTTATTAGAAGCCTTTTTGCAATGAACTGTGACTTGAAACTTCAGTCTTGATTAATTTCTGTATGATTCTTTATTTAGAACTGTAGAACATGATGCAGAAAATATTCAGCTGCCTCTGGAGTATGGCCGGCTCAGACTAAAATCCAATTAATCCATAtaagtatttaaaaagaaatttcAGAGATGAGAATAATTTTAACTGATGCAATGATTTGAAAATCATGTTAAGTCAAATAAATCATATTAACACCAATATTATATGACGTCCTTGAAAATGTTTGCAGGGTTTTTTTATGCATGCACACCAATTGCCAACACTATACTTGGCTCATTGCACCCTTACaaattaattattgtatttcAAGCGAACTAAACACttctattatttatgttttaggTGTATATTTGAAGTGCCCTGCTGAAATGATTACTGGGTGCCGATTGAATGCAAATAGGTGAATCAaaacaattgtttatttgatgaaaatatcataaaaattatgatattgttttaaaaaaaaaccacaATGTTTCAAAAACATATTTTGACTTTtatacaattatttaatttcgtgcacgaattttttttttcaaacaccAAATTATATAGGGCGGTGTCCAACTTAATAATGCTTCATGTCACTGTCAGTACCACCTATTTGCAGGTGAACACTTGCCAAATTCTGACCAACTGTCCTGATTCTTCTACTATCACCACGTTTCAGAGATTCGTTCCCCATATAATCCACAGACTCAACCATCACGATGGACAAAGAACAAAGAACAAAAACCCTTTAATTTTAATTTCTCTCTAGACCAATTTTGAGACGAGAATTGAAAGAAACTTAACGATGAGCAGCTTGATTGGGGTCATGGGCTTCACAGAAATACTACGTCCCAAGATTACATTTTTCTTGTGGGAATTCTTCAagaaatttataattttcacTCTCTTCAAGCTCATGGGCTTCTCAGGCACTCCTGAAACTGAAACACGTCTCCAAGAAAATCAGACCCGGAAGCCCACCGAACTAATACGGAAACTACTTCCGGTGATCGAGATCTCTGAACAGTCCGCCAACGCCCACGCCGGAAGCGGAGAAATATCAGGAAGCTGCGCGGTTTGCTTGTGCGAGTATCTGGGAGGAGAAGAAATCAGGTGCTTGCGGACTTGTGAGCACGTTTTCCACCGGAGTTGCCTGGACCGTTGGATGAACCGCGATCAGTGGACCTGCCCGCTGTGCAGAACCCCGATTACGCCGCCTCAAATTTCATTGCTAGCTGTTAGTGTTTTCGTCGACCAGGACTCAGAAGATCATGGCACGTAAATTTCTGTTTCTTTAAAAAGATTTATGGATTTGCCTATTTATTTTACTAATAATAATCAATATTCTAATTTTACacttgatattgatttaaaaCTAGGTCCAATTCGAATATCTTTCCACCACGTCAAGATAAAATGGttccttttctttaaaaaaatgaaatagtttTAATTATGGAAATCCATAATAAATAAAGGCATGATTTACTACAAAACTAAATGTGATAAGCGGGGAAATAATAGGAACCTCCTATAATCGTCATGGtcgataaataaataaatgatattATAAAACGAGAGTAGTAAAAATTTGACTAGAATTTCCTACACCACCACAAAACTATAAGCCACAAGCTACCAATAAAATCATCAAAGCACTCTGTTTTCTCTCACGGTGTATTGTGAACTCAAAAACCAATTAAAGAGAAGCAGTGCGGATGCAAAATCCACGAGTTATTCCCTTATGGAGTTGCTTATCTGAGATTTAGCAGAGGTTGGAGGGACACCAGTGGTCAAGAAATCCCGGTAATCTTTCCGGAAGCTCCAGAGTTTCTCTGCACATTTCCTCATGGTAGGTCTGATGTGCCGAGTGGAACCCAAACATAGCAAGGCTAGTTCAAGAATCTTTTCCATAGCAAATATATTAGCAGGTGATCTCGTAAGTGTTGGATCCATAATTAATATTGCATCTCCACGAGCATATTTTTTCATTGCCTGCAGTTGTGAGAAACAGGTCGAATTTGAGCTAGGAAAGGATATGTATCTATGCTAGCTTCTGAAATGGTGTAAACGCCAGCAAACCTCAGTTATCCTATATTCCCAGGTGATGAGAAGTGATTTCTGAGAATCATGATCAAATTTTTATGAACTGATCGTgacgaattttttaaaaaaactcacTTGTAGGCCCTTTCGCCAACACTCACAACCGAGTTATGGTATTTCTCTTCCACCTAATGTGGAACAAGCTGTATCTCATTGAAAGCAGTTATATAGGCAAAATTAGATCTATTTGACAGGAGAAAATTATCATACCCATTTCACGGTAACACGCTCCTTGATCTCCCGTTTTGGTTCAATTGGGTGCCTGCCAGTAACAAGCTCCACGAGTAACACTCCAAACGAGTAAACATCACTCTTGTCAGTGAGTTGGTTTGTTTTCATGTATTCAGGGTCCAAGTAGCCGGCAGTGCCTTTAACCAGAGTATAAACATGAGTTGCTCCTGACTCGCCATCAGCACCCAGCCGTGCAAACCCAAAGTCGGCTACTTTTGCTCGTAAATTTTCAGTGAGAAGAATGTTGGAAGACTTGATATCTCTATGTATAATGGGGTGATCTGCGCACTCATTTGTCAAAGatcccaaaaaaaaataaatgatcaCAAATTTCCTATTGTCTTTATAACAGATTCAAAATGGTGGCAAAAAAATAACACCTGTGTACGTGTGAATATAAGTTACAGCATGAGCCACGTCAGTTGCAATATCAAGCCGAGAAGCAAAATCaagaacattaccatggatgCCTGCACAATATGCAAAAAGATCATAAATATGCGTGTAAGACAATTTAGTGTTTTTTTTGGGGTGGGGGTGGGGACCCCCAATAGAACAAGACCTGGGAAATAATTTTGTGTAATAAGGTAGAAAAACTTACCATCCAAATGCTCCCTAAGGGTTCCATTTGGGACATACTCAACAACAAGAAGCCTCTCGTCTTTATGCTCCAAAAACCCATAAAATTTTACGAGGTTCAAATGCTCAATTTGTGCCAAAGTTTGGACCTCGGTTTCAAACTCAATCCCTAAATGGTTATCATAAACAATCTGTAGAAAAGGAAGAACTTTAAAACCAATGGTACAAGGCTGAAAAAGTTCATGTTCTATCACATATTTCATGCTTTTGGGGAGAAAACCGAAAGAAAATGAGGAACATAAAATAATATCCACTGAACTCTAACTTCCCAACCTTCTTGGCACGTTTAATTGCCACCAAAGTTCCATCCTCTAGTTGACCCTTGTAGACAATCCCAAAACCACCTTGTCCAATTTTGAAACTAGGTGAAAAATTGTTGGTGGCTTTGTAAATCTCTTCGATGGTGAATTTAACACTGCCAGGTTCTTTTGAGTGAGTTGAAGCATTTGAATTACCATAAATGACGCGTCTCCTCTCGCTGCCCGAAGTTGAAGCGCCTGATACAAAAAATTTCGACGAACCATAAAATTCCTTATTCATATTCAACTTGCATTCCGGCACATCGAATGCGGAAGAAGGTGGCATCTTCAATTTAAAATTGTTTCTGAAAGTGATTTGAGCCGCACAATAGCATGAAATTAAGTTCCTGGGATTTTTGTTTCCAGTAAATTATCTTACGTGAATAAATCATGACAGAGAGACATTTTGTATCCAAAGAAACATGATCATCAAACAATGTGTATCAGCAAAATCATCTTTTTCATAATATCTGTAATACCTATTCAATTAGCAAACTTTACATGATACGATTTCATCAATCAATGCCCTTTTGCAAAAATCTGAGCATATCAACCTCTTCAATACCATACAGCACAAACTGAGTAAATTTTTTTAGCAAGTCCCTGAGGCTGCCCCCAATTAATGAAAGTTTGGGGAATAATCAATcttcttttttgaaaaataacccACCGTGCATTCAACTACACTTTGGAACGGATTTTATTTGCCAAAAGTAGCGATGTATGTGTCTTTTAAAGTATACCTATATGAGAAgctgaattttttttaaggaaACTGTGAATATAAATGGCCTCGGTATTGTTAACTTGGTTATCTTCaagattaaaataatttttgccaTTGCCGAGCTATTCCATTCGAACCTGGTTTTGGCAATATGATATAAAGTTGTGTTATTTACTGAACCGAGCCATAGCTCTACCGCAAGAACTATGGTAAATGAGTCCCTATCGTTCCTTGAACGACGCAATGTCTACTACTCTCTACTTGGGGGATTTATCTCTATCTCAGTGTTTCTAGTTAGTTCG is a genomic window containing:
- the LOC140822257 gene encoding protein REVEILLE 3-like isoform X2 is translated as MVSVYPSPPPGQDFNHFGSSFYMAGSGGGGGDFMDIGLVGMSKRSDDDMNLPQMVPFVSSGMEDPNKKIRKPYTITKSRESWTEEEHDRFLEALHLFDRDWKKIEAFVGSKSVIQIRSHAQKYFLKVQKNGKTEHLPPPRPKRKASHPYPQKVPKNGHAGRPDPLLGSRNPVCSSPLSPWTYNVVPTCTVSHISKDDIEAVGFTMTQNCSGSNDDGSTLQSWKSEKINYQGEGNQCKAVRAMPDFAQVYGYIGSIFDPKASDHLQRLKKMDPINVETILMLMKNLSINLVSSEFEDHRRLLSSYSVGIENNSMGCTISSA
- the LOC140822257 gene encoding protein REVEILLE 6-like isoform X1 produces the protein MVSVYPSPPPGQDFNHFGSSFYMAGSGGGGGDFMDIGLVGMSKRSDDDMNLPQMVPFVSSGMEDPNKKIRKPYTITKSRESWTEEEHDRFLEALHLFDRDWKKIEAFVGSKSVIQIRSHAQKYFLKVQKNGKTEHLPPPRPKRKASHPYPQKVPKNVSAVSQANGALKSSSALHDAGHAGRPDPLLGSRNPVCSSPLSPWTYNVVPTCTVSHISKDDIEAVGFTMTQNCSGSNDDGSTLQSWKSEKINYQGEGNQCKAVRAMPDFAQVYGYIGSIFDPKASDHLQRLKKMDPINVETILMLMKNLSINLVSSEFEDHRRLLSSYSVGIENNSMGCTISSA
- the LOC140822174 gene encoding probable polygalacturonase, whose amino-acid sequence is MNYLGRSTFSCLQILALVLGVMSGVECRKARILKSFEYSAISCRSHSASIEEFGGVGDGVTLNTNAFQEAVNQLSQYGSDGGAQLFVPAGKWLTGSFNLTSHFTLYLHSDAVLLASQDISSWPVVDPLPSYGHGRDAAGGRYISLIFGTNLTDVVITGENGTIDGQGELWWWQFHGKKLKYTRPYLIEIMHSGNIQISNLTLVNSPSWNIHPVYSSNIIIQGITILAPITSPNTDGINPDSCTNTRIEDNYIVSGDDCIAVKSGWDEYGISYGMPTKQLLIRRLTCVSPYSAAIALGSEMSGGIEDVRAQDITAIHTESGIRIKTAVGRGGYVKDIYVKGMNLHTMKWVFWMTGNYGSHADNHYDPNALPKITGINYRDVVAENVSMAARLEGISGDPFTGICISNVTIGMALKAKKYPWTCVEVEGISSGVMPPPCNLLPDQGEEKQGMCDFPSDTLAIETMEQQKCSYSMN
- the LOC140822218 gene encoding brassinosteroid-responsive RING protein 1-like translates to MSSLIGVMGFTEILRPKITFFLWEFFKKFIIFTLFKLMGFSGTPETETRLQENQTRKPTELIRKLLPVIEISEQSANAHAGSGEISGSCAVCLCEYLGGEEIRCLRTCEHVFHRSCLDRWMNRDQWTCPLCRTPITPPQISLLAVSVFVDQDSEDHGT
- the LOC140822256 gene encoding calmodulin-binding receptor-like cytoplasmic kinase 2 — encoded protein: MKSPRPGGLRRGSALNTLDEVADSSASSAYYSQSFQSAAYRSGIRSITDTLLGCFTPVCSSKSTSNVFTDSSGASTSGSERRRVIYGNSNASTHSKEPGSVKFTIEEIYKATNNFSPSFKIGQGGFGIVYKGQLEDGTLVAIKRAKKIVYDNHLGIEFETEVQTLAQIEHLNLVKFYGFLEHKDERLLVVEYVPNGTLREHLDGIHGNVLDFASRLDIATDVAHAVTYIHTYTDHPIIHRDIKSSNILLTENLRAKVADFGFARLGADGESGATHVYTLVKGTAGYLDPEYMKTNQLTDKSDVYSFGVLLVELVTGRHPIEPKREIKERVTVKWAMKKYARGDAILIMDPTLTRSPANIFAMEKILELALLCLGSTRHIRPTMRKCAEKLWSFRKDYRDFLTTGVPPTSAKSQISNSIRE